The DNA window TGCTCATGCAGATCCACCTCAGGTTTATGGTTATGATAGAGGTCAATGAAACACTTGCCAGTACGCCCAGCTCCTTATAGATGGTATATCTGCAGTCACAAGGCCCAGGATACGGTGCCAGTCCCTGCTGCAGAGGCCTCAGTGATTGATTGCCACCCCTGGAGGTGCCGGGATCACCCACTACCCCATGTCAGACCCCTGGATCCTTCCATCTTGTTTCCTATGGTCTGGTTTTCTTCCTAGTTGTCTTGTATGTCTTCAGTCACTGGTGGGATCCTTCCCTCCACAGGTACAAGACGTGGTTCCTATCACCAGCTATGACACGGCCGGGTCATTTCTTCTCCTGGGATGTAACAACGGATCAATCTATTATATAGGTAAGAAGGACAGGACTTGGATGGGATGAAAGCTACTTAAAGGTGCTTTGTTGCACCCCCTCCGGCCGCACCTTGTGCCTTCCATTGTACAGACCCGATCCTGAATCCTCTATAACCAGCCGTATACTTGCGGTCTCCCTTGCGTTGCTCCCCCTGGTGATTGTCTGCTCTTCCTTCACTACAGATATGCAGAAGTTTCCACTACGGATGAAGGACAATGATCTTCTGGTGACAGAATTGTATCACGACCCCTCCAATGACGCCATCACTGCACTGAGTGTCTACCTCACCCCGAAAACAAGTGAGTGCTGGCAAgatgggagctgtcctgtctgCAGGGGAATAATATACAGCGTGCACTTCACATGTACTTGTGTTACTGAGCCCTGACAAATCCGATATTATCAGCCAGGGACGTATTCACATGGCTGTGTCTATGGAGAAGTAGAGTTTTGTGATACGTATTGTctatcccaggggtagggaacgtacggctctccagctgttgcaaaactacaactcccagcatgcatacttgctctgctgttcttggaactcccatggaagtgaatggagcatgctgggagttgtagtttcacagcagctggagagccgaaggttccctacccctggtctatcctatatgtatctgtgtgttgccacctagtggttgtgttgtgaattgcagcctgatACAGACTTTTCCAGCCTGTCACAGCTTAGTCAGGGGCGATCTGTATAATCCGACAACATCTCAAGGATATTGATGAAGAAAACTTGTAATGTTATAATAAATCTCTTCCAGGTGTCAGCGGAAACTGGATCGAGATCGCTTACGGCACAAGCTCCGGAGCAGTGCGGGTGATCGTGCAGCATCCGGAGACGGTCGGCTCGGGCCCTCAGCTCTTCCAGACCTTTACTGTTCACAGGAGCCCGGTCACCAAGATCATGTTGTCAGAGAAGCACCTGGTGTCAGGTATGGAGTTGTCAGGGCTGTTCTCTTCTATTGTAACCTACAGGAGGGTGTGTAGAGAAAGATGTCCTACAAAGTACGAGCGTCAATGGAAAGGGCAGACACTTATCCAGCATCAACaggctagggcaggggtagggaacctttggctctccagctgctgtgaaactacaactcccagcatgctccactcacttccatgggagttccaagaacagcagagccagtatgcatactgggagatgtagttttgcaacagctggagagccgtacgttccctacccctgggctagggggtaagtgtcagattgctgggggAGCTTTAGATTGGGGTCTGAATGTCCCCCTGCATCCTCTGTGTGACTGGCGCGTCACTTTTATGGGGCTGCCGGATATTGGGGGTCTTGGGAAACCCCCATAGAAGAGAATAGAGGGCTGATCTAGGGCAGGATACAGGGGAACTTTTGAGGCCCCGCTCTCCTGATCACTAGGGGTCCAGGTatctgacacttattccctatcctatgtGTAATGTAAATGTAGCGCCCTGTGATAACCGGAGTGTGGCCTGAGTGTTTAGAGTCAGGTGCTAGAACGTGTTTTGCATTTTATTGCAGTTTGTGCCGACAACAACCACGTCCGGACCTGGACGGTGACTCGCTTCAGAGGAATGATCTCCACCCAGCCGGGGTCCACGCCGCTCGCCTCCTTTAAGATCCTGTCGCTGGAGGAGACTGAGAGCCATGGCAGCTATTCTTCAGGCAATGATATAGGTACGGTGCATGCCTATATATTACCTACACCCCCCCGGACTGTGGGGTAACGGGGTGTTCCCATCTTATAGAGTGATGACCTACTATATGGCTACAATCTGATATTACATTGTTTGGTGGGGCCTGGTTTCTAAATTTGCCTCCACACATTTTAGCGGTGCAGTGATTGTCACCAGAGACATTCACTTTCAGGGATTTTTGGTCCTAAATACATTTTTGGGGTGGTGGGGGTTGTCGATTCAGACTTCGGGTCTGTAATAGGAGCTGCCGTTTCCCCATCTCCATTGCTGTACAGTCGGACCATTGACTCCACCGTCCCGGACACATCTGAAGCAAATCCATCACGTACAACTACATAGTATGGCTGAAAAAAGTTCCAACCAAGCGATGGAAATGGACCTGGGAAGAAGTGCAGGACCAGGATCTCTATACAGTGACAGGCGTCCATCTTATTTTGCTTACCCTTCATTAATTGTTCATTTTGGGTTCGGTCTCTGAAGACTCCCGTACATTTACCAGTGAGTTCTGGGTACTCTTCTATGGCTATCCCATAATCCTGAATATCTGCAGTTCCCTACCACGTCAATTCACCATATAAATGTATTCATTGTTCTAGCTTGATTGCCTGTTCCTGCATTTTCCAGACTAAATATATTAGGATAAGTCCCCTATACCAGATTGATGGGGGTCTTATCAGCACACACAGATCGTCTCAGCAGccgagaatggagcaggaagcagacagcgccgttctatgtgtagtggccagaccaggtactgcagatcagcgccCGTTCATTTGAGAATTTCCCAATATTCTTTCCAGGACCTTTTGGTGAACGAGATGACCAGCAAGTGTTTATCCAGAAGGTGGTCCCTATAACGAATAAGCTGTTTGTTCGCCTTTCTTCAACTGGAAAAAGGTAATTGTCAACTATTTGGAGggggttgtattttttttttttttataatttattctACTTCCCATTGTTTATATACAATAGCACTTACATACTCCGCAGCGATGTACCACGATTGTCACCCCATAACTCTCACCAGTCTCTGTCCCATTGGGTTTCGCAGACACTCGCATGGGATCATTTCGTAGGACATTAAAGGAATACTGAGCCTAGAAATGAAGGACACAAGTAAACCAGAGCTGATCTGGCCCCTTGTCAGTCTGTAGGATTTTCTGCAGGTGTCTGAAACGGTCTTGTAGAAATCTGGCAAAgaacacaaggggttaaagggactCCTAaagtgatgacctattcttaggatagggatCAGGGATCCTTTGGGATCAGCTCTTTAAAGCAGCAGAGACTCTCCCTGTATGTCATCAtatacattggtcacatggcctgattacagctcagtcccatacaaatcaatgggctgagctgcaataccaaacacagccagtaTACAATGCACAGCGCTGTGCTTGCTTAAgtattgaagaggctgcagcgatcacctgaACACCgcaacctcttcaaacagctgatctgctgggggCCCGGTTGTCAGACCcttaccgatttttttttttttttttttttttttttttttttttttttttttaattgatggcttatcctaagaatGGGTCACCAAATAAGACTGTAAAACCTCTTTAGTCCCCTGCTGATGTGCTTCCTTATCAGCTGGTGAGTGGATGAAGGacagaggggggaggctcctgctgcagctagtTGTCTATAATAGCCAGGAATAGGACAAGGAGGAGGGGGCTATGGCAGAGCCCCGGGACACAGGGAAAGGATTTCTTTCTATATTCTTCAGCTTTATTGTAATATGAGATGTGGgaatttttgagcagtgtattatgtCCTGTAATTCAAGCTGATACATGGAGTGAATCCCCCCCCCATCACCTTGGCCATGTGAATCCGACTTATGGCAAGGACTAGTGCAGGGGTCACCAACCTTCGGCACTCTGGCTCCTGTGAAATTGCAACTCCGAGCATACTCTATTCActtcaactggctgcagcaggagcctcccccctctgtCCTTCATCCACTAACCAGCTGATAATGAAGCAGGAGACTAAAGAGGTTTTACAGTCTTATTTGGtgacccattcacttccatgggagtcccATGCACCATAGAGCAAGCatggatgctgggagttgtagttgtacagCAGTTGGGGTCCTGTAGGTTGCCGCCCCTGGTCCAGTGGATATGTAGAAGCTACCTATGAGTCCATAGTATGGAAATGTAAACCAAATGTTTTTTCATGCAGAATCTGTGAAATCCAAGCAGTCGACTGCACGACCATCACATGTTTTACTGTCCGGGAGTGTGAAGGATCCAGCCGGATGGGCTCCAGGCCCCGCCGCTATCTCTTCACAGGACACTCAAATGGAAGTATTCAGATGTGGGACCTCACTACGGCCATGGATATGGTGACAAAGACGGAAGACAAAGGTACGACACATCAGAAGTGGCAGCTGACATTGAACTCTCTTGCTGGAATCCATTCATTTTTGCTTTTCTGGTTCCTCTTTAGATGTTGGAGGCCCAACAGAGGAAGAGCTGCTAAAGTTATTAGACCAGTGTGACCTGAGCGCTTCCCGCTGTGCCACACCGAATATCAGCCCCGCCACCTCTGTGGTTCACCAAAGTCGCCTACGTGATTCTAGCTCCAGGTAGGTTCACTTGGCTCTTCGGTTGTCATGTGCAGAGCAGGACTGTCAATGGTCTCTGGACTATCCCTGCTTGTTAGAAGGGTCTTCTGATAAAGTTTTCCCATGTCGGGACGCCCGAGGGGAAATAAAGGAGCGCCCTCTGCAGACATGATGTGGATGCTGTAAAATACTCTCCTCTCCAAGCTGCCTCTGGACCACTGCCGCACCCATAGACATTGGGCTCCATCCCGTCTGCAACGTCCTCGCTCGCCGGTCACATGCTTACACTACATGTGATaccgctgagacctgtgattggtcgCACCAGTTTTGTCACCTAGGCATTGGTTGCAGTTATGTGCTTAATGGAGTGGCAAATCACAGGGCACCGCCGAGGCCAGGGATTGGCCACAgtagtcatgtgacatctgagcaCGTGACTAAGAAACCAGAAAATAGCAAAGACTATGGAGCCTGACCAGGGCCTGCAGAGGTCACAGTCCAGGGGGTGAAAATTTAATCCTTTGACAGCACCCCCAGCAAAAATAAACCTACACATCCTGCAGAGAAAACAAGGGTTAATCTACTACTGATCTTTGTCAGGGTGATGGGGCGGAGCTTAGTCAAGGGGGAAGGGCTTAGTCAAATATATGTCCTACTaggagggggaggctcctgctgcagccggtGAAGGGGAACATGGCTGATCTGCTGGGACACAGAAATGTCTTAGTATGTTTTTGGGTTAATTGTAATATAAGGCTAGATGGGATCAAAAGAACGAAAGAtattcatggggggggggggggcgacaagCAGACCCTGTTATAATCAGGTATTATGACCCCTGTAAGCCATATACTAGATATATGGACAGAAGCATCCCCGCCcctattcaagtcaatgagagTAGGGCTGCTGTACCAGGCGCCACCAATAGAGGGGGCCCTGGTCTATCAGCCCTGTACCCATTTATATTACTAGGACCAGAGCTGCTTCTGGCTGTGCCTAGTATATGAGACAAGGTCCAAATGTCGTATccttatactgataacctatcggTATCCAttaccttcagatcctggacCTCCCCTTTAATTTTCTTCTGACAAGTGTATTTTTATGTTCATAGTTTACAACTTCACCATGAGACGATACACGAAGCCGCCACTTACGGCTCGGTGAGGCCTTACCGCGAGAGCCCCTTGCTAGCCCGAGCTCGGCGTACAGAAAGCTTCCACAGCTACCGAGATTTCCAGGCCTTCAGCTTTAATAAAAACACCGTCGAAAGGGTTAACCCTGAAAACGGGAATCCGCTTCCGAAAAACGAGACACGACAAAGTGACCACGAAAGCTGCTTTCCCGACAAGAAACCGACAACTGCTCCGAAAGCGACCAAGTGCGCGGAGAGCGTTGGCGAGTGCAGCCGCAATCCCGAGAGCGTCGACGTCAGGAGGAGGATCGTGGAAGAAGAAAGCGAACCCAAGTCTGAATCCAAGAAGAGAAGCGGCTTCGAAGGAGCCTTTCTCAGCCGACGGAAAGTTTCTCAAGTACCTCACTTAAGCTCTTCACCGGGTGATGGCGGAAATGAGTCGTCTGGTACTGCCTCACCATCTCCGACCAAGTCCTCCACCTCACCGCGCCGTAAAAAGAGTGACTCCTCGTGTCAGGACTATGCAATCTAATCCTCAAAGATGTAAATGTGCTGCACTAGTAGGTTCTGACTACACTGACTACTAAACTCTGCCCGGAGTAGAGGGGGTCGCATGAGGCAAAACTGCCGCTGCCAGGACCCCTGCCAGACCACAAGTCCTAGAAGTGACACTAATGCCCTGTCCTCATTGGCCAAGGTctgtatccttaaagggattctatcattaaaatcacattttttctggatcacacgttggaataaccttaagaaagactattcttctcctacctttagatgtcttctccacgccgctgttcggtagaaatccaggttttcgtctgtatgcaaatgagttctcttacagcactgggggcagtcctccagcgctcaaacagcactggggcgtccccaatgctgtgagagaactctccagcaccacctccatcttcttcaggaacgccctctccctgtgtcttcttccgtcctgggtttcaatcttttaagccttggccagagccgactgcacatgcccgggccacaagaagatggtcattttcttgtggtcgcttacacagtaaactggtgtaagcagccatattcttgtggccgcgggcatgcatagtcggctctggccaaggcctagaagactgaaacccaggatggaagaagacacaggtagagggcgttcctgaagaagatataggcggtgctggagagtactcttacagcattggggacggtcctcagcgctcaaacaattgggggcgtcctcaatgctgcgagagaactctccagcgcctcctccatctttttcaggaatggactcttcacacgtcttctcccggcactgggggtcaaattttaagcctcgggcagagcagactgtgcgttctcgggccacaagaaaatggccacttacacagtaagctggtgtaagcggccattttcttgtggcccgggcatgcgcagtcggctctgcccgaggcctagaagattgaacccaggacggaagaagatacagggagaggacgttcctgaagaagatggaggcgtcactggagagttctctcgcagtattgggaacTCCCCAGTGCTGTTaaagcgctgaggaccgcccccagtgccgcgagagaactcatttgcatacaggcgaaaactggtatttctacggaacggcagcgtggagaagacatctaaagctaggagaagaatagcctttcttaaggctattcctacgtgttagtcagaaaaaaaaggtatccaatgataggatccctttaagaaactggaCGTCTGACGTATCCTCTTACCCTTTACCCTCCAGGGCACTATTTTTTCCTACATGGGGCTGAATGATCTGAGATTACGTTCTTACTGACCGCCGCCATCTTGGTTGTGGACGCATGGCGGTCTTCACACCCCCTATATTTATTCTCCCGTTGCCTACAGTATTTATGGTTTGGGATCTTGTATACGGGGCATGCAGTTGGTTTGGGCTGGGATGTCTTTCTCCAGCCGTATACCTTTTCTATCCATTTTTTTGTATACATAGGCTAGTGAATAATTTATTGACCTATAAATAGTTATTTATCCGGCCGCCGGACACACTGACCGCACATAGCCATTTATcagaaatatttaattttttttaattttttttttatagaactaTATAGCAATATTTGCACGAGGCGCGACATTGTCCTTTTATATTTCGTCGGCGTGGCTTCTACGGCAACATTGCACTCTGGTGTTTCCGCGCACCGTCGTCTGCCCCGCACCCCGTTGTCTTGTCATACGGATTATGGAGATTTATTCAGACAGTATTTAACGTTCCGGAGATAGAGAATAAAACCGACcaatgagaattttttttctataaaaccttTATCTAATggagtatatataaatatttgaGCCTATTTTACAATTTGTGATGTGTTTG is part of the Leptodactylus fuscus isolate aLepFus1 chromosome 3, aLepFus1.hap2, whole genome shotgun sequence genome and encodes:
- the KCTD3 gene encoding BTB/POZ domain-containing protein KCTD3, with protein sequence MAGNCNNFSPGTGEIIQLNVGGTRFSTSRQTLMWIPDSFFSSLLSGRISTLRDETGAIFIDRDPTAFAPILNFLRTKELDLRGVSLNVLRHEAEFYGITPLVRRLLLCEELERSSCGSVLFHGYLPPPAIPSRKLTCEASSSAESKMTPRPCDVSAQGNAAQPTLSGVEGMVKLGIPVDPRKVLIVAGHHNWIVAAYAHFVVCYRIKESSGWQQVFSSPYLDWTIERVALNAKVVGGPHGDKDKMVAVASESSIILWSIQDGSSGNEIGVFNLGVPVDALFFIGNQLVATSHTGKVGVWNAVTQHWQVQDVVPITSYDTAGSFLLLGCNNGSIYYIDMQKFPLRMKDNDLLVTELYHDPSNDAITALSVYLTPKTSVSGNWIEIAYGTSSGAVRVIVQHPETVGSGPQLFQTFTVHRSPVTKIMLSEKHLVSVCADNNHVRTWTVTRFRGMISTQPGSTPLASFKILSLEETESHGSYSSGNDIGPFGERDDQQVFIQKVVPITNKLFVRLSSTGKRICEIQAVDCTTITCFTVRECEGSSRMGSRPRRYLFTGHSNGSIQMWDLTTAMDMVTKTEDKDVGGPTEEELLKLLDQCDLSASRCATPNISPATSVVHQSRLRDSSSSLQLHHETIHEAATYGSVRPYRESPLLARARRTESFHSYRDFQAFSFNKNTVERVNPENGNPLPKNETRQSDHESCFPDKKPTTAPKATKCAESVGECSRNPESVDVRRRIVEEESEPKSESKKRSGFEGAFLSRRKVSQVPHLSSSPGDGGNESSGTASPSPTKSSTSPRRKKSDSSCQDYAI